From Motacilla alba alba isolate MOTALB_02 chromosome 9, Motacilla_alba_V1.0_pri, whole genome shotgun sequence, a single genomic window includes:
- the ZBTB38 gene encoding zinc finger and BTB domain-containing protein 38 produces the protein MTVMSHSKDLKDDFHSDTVLSILNEQRIRGILCDVTIIVEDTKFKAHSNVLAASSLYFKNIFWSRTICISGHVLELDDLKAEVFTEILNYIYSSTVVVKRQETVTDLAAAGKKLGISFLEDLTDVNFSSSPCPYSYCVNEKGTVKEEKHEKRHEDSAVTNGPRITNAFSIFETENNLFSPLDLRASFKKVSDTIQAPSIGLDRSDVCKEAEPASTLAEHSYAVSSGGDNSQGAPFVDQDSSPSYQVGEDRYENHQATPVIQQGKQAGSTPKSAFKPQGTGVAVAKVPASTVTAAEAQHQAVSDQTITSFPKSQNKTGDLHVSREEGNTSANVSASGATVTPPVYSCNYCAKSFNDRALLTAHLQLHSERQETFICKYCSKQFANLNILESHEQVCMRSSNLSAHNGNEQNFADNCTATEGRNGSSCANTEPLLSENSITDCSNANCTLPETDHLVKVVDGQILYTCVVCKRSYVTLSSLRRHANVHSWRRTYPCHYCNKVFALAEYRTRHEIWHTGERRYQCIFCLETFMTYYILKNHQKSFHAIDHRLSVNKKTANGGLKPNMYPYKLYRLLPMKCRRLPYKSYRNSSYENVPTSTQTNETASANCFIPSSLSSELPPLNFQHSIISNNRSLALDTSSGKNTASSTNTQNSFSGGVGILNSDLQRDFIPAEKRVSTAANDSGSQECDSSVVSLPNVNENSTSVISYSSSAPSVIMHSSRVSSVIMHSKTVTSIENSKTESSNNLPSQSVSDDCKYGSDNYGKCITKSKTIKDKKKTLLYNRAEATEDTQHMTGSEGSCSKTTNSVQESSKTETYIAKPALPGTSADSNVAPLCQITVKIGNEAIVKRHILGSKLFCKRGRKSKHESKQDNLIEEPEMEVKEKSPSRLYSSECLELTEMCDDVSDQDSSDKPWRPYYNYKPKKKSKQLRKMKKNKWRKKHGSKNTGMESHNTCSREYALRNAPEEKVVSQEENTEMPNLHCELCERDQSSTAEAQEHVHWHVAASKPYICELCQKPFQSPSTLKMHMRCHTGEKPYTCKTCGKCFSVLGNLQKHERIHLGVKDFVCQYCNKAFTLNETLKIHERIHTGEKRYHCQFCFQSFLYLSTKRNHEQRHVREHNGKGYACFQCPKICKTAAALGMHQKKHLFKSPGTQDRKEQFCNESTKLLENPHFLGSEGSKVKNTQNVTPEVKL, from the coding sequence ATGACAGTCATGTCCCATTCAAAGGACCTCAAGGATGACTTCCACAGTGACACTGtactttccattttaaatgaaCAGCGCATTCGGGGTATTTTATGCGATGTCACCATAATCGTGGAAGACACCAAATTTAAAGCCCATAGTAATGTGCTGGCAGCTTCAAGcctttactttaaaaacatcttttggAGTCGTACTATCTGTATTTCAGGTCATGTACTGGAGTTAGATGATCTCAAAGCTGAAGTGTTTACAGAGATACTGAATTACATCTACAGTTCCACAGTAGTTGTTAAGAGGCAGGAAACTGTAACGGACcttgcagctgcagggaaaaaacTGGGAATATCATTTCTAGAAGATCTTACAGATGTAAATTTTTCAAGTTCCCCCTGTCCCTATTCATATTGTGTTAATGAAAAAGGGACTgtcaaagaggaaaaacatgaaaagcGTCATGAAGATTCTGCTGTGACAAATGGACCACGAATTACAAATGCATTCTCaatttttgaaacagaaaacaatttgtTTTCTCCCCTTGATTTGAGGGCCAGCTTTAAAAAGGTATCTGACACAATACAAGCTCCCAGCATCGGCCTCGACAGAAGCGATGTGTGCAAAGAAGCTGAGCCAGCCAGTACCTTGGCTGAACACTCCTATGCAGTTTCTTCCGGGGGAGATAATTCACAAGGAGCACCTTTTGTTGACCAGGACAGCAGCCCTTCATACCAGGTGGGTGAGGACCGCTATGAAAATCACCAAGCCACCCCGGTCattcagcagggaaaacaaGCAGGTAGTACTCCTAAGTCAGCCTTTAAGCCCCAGGGTACTGGTGTGGCTGTAGCAAAAGTACCAGCCTCCACTGTAACCGCTGCAGAAGCCCAGCACCAAGCAGTTAGTGATCAGACAATTACTTCCTTTCCAAAAtctcaaaataaaacaggagaTTTACATGTATCTAGAGAAGAGGGAAACACTTCTGCTAATGTCTCTGCATCTGGGGCGACAGTCACTCCACCTGTTTACAGTTGTAACTATTGTGCAAAATCATTCAATGACCGGGCATTACTCACTGCTCACCTTCAGCTCCACTCAGAGCGTCAGGAAACTTTCATATGCAAATACTGCAGCAAACAATTTGCAAATCTAAATATACTGGAAAGTCATGAACAAGTCTGCATGAGATCAAGTAACTTATCAGCTCACAATGGAAATGAACAAAATTTTGCAGATAACTGTACTGCTACAGAGGGACGGAATGGAAGCTcctgtgcaaacacagagcCTCTGTTGTCTGAAAACAGCATCACTGATTGTTCTAATGCAAACTGCACTTTACCAGAAACGGATCATTTGGTTAAAGTCGTTGATGGGCAGATATTATACACTTGCGTTGTTTGCAAGCGTAGTTATGTCACTTTGTCCAGCCTCCGAAGACACGCAAATGTGCATTCCTGGAGAAGAACATACCCTTGTCACTACTGCAATAAAGTCTTCGCGTTAGCCGAGTACCGCACCCGACACGAGATCTGGCACACTGGAGAGAGGCGCTACCAGTGCATTTTCTGTCTGGAGACCTTCATGACTTACTATATACTGAAGAATCACCAGAAGTCTTTCCATGCAATTGACCATCGCCTGTCAGTAAATAAAAAGACGGCCAATGGGGGTTTAAAACCAAATATGTACCCATACAAACTGTATCGACTCTTACCTATGAAATGCAGGCGACTGCCTTATAAATCCTATCGAAATTCTTCCTATGAAAATGTGCCAACAAGTACCCAGACTAATGAAACTGCTTCAGCTAACTGTTTCATTCCGAGCTCTCTTAGCTCTGAGCTACCACCACTGAATTTTCAACATAGTATAATATCAAACAACAGATCTCTGGCCTTGGATACGTCTTCAGGTAAAAATACAGCATCTTCCACAAATACTCAGAATTCTTTCTCTGGAGGAGTCGGTATCCTAAATTCTGACTTGCAGAGGGACTTTATCCCAGCTGAAAAAAGAGTTTCCACTGCTGCGAATGACTCGGGTTCACAGGAATGTGATTCCTCAGTTGTGTCTTTACCTAATGTGAATGAAAATTCAACCTCTGTCATCAGTTACAGCAGTTCTGCACCCTCTGTTATAATGCACAGTAGCAGAGTTTCATCAGTAATAATGCACAGTAAAACAGTCACTTCCATAGAAAACAGTAAGACAGAATCTTCAAATAACCTACCCAGTCAGTCAGTAAGTGATGACTGTAAGTATGGGTCGGATAATTATGGGAAGTGCATTACAAAATCAAAAACTATtaaggataaaaagaaaacactgctgtACAACAGAGCAGAAGCAACTGAGGATACGCAGCACATGACAGGGTCTGAAGGTTCATGTAGCAAAACTACAAACTCTGTCCAAGAGTCCAGTAAAACTGAAACATACATTGCAAAGCCTGCCTTACCTGGAACATCTGCTGACAGCAATGTCGCACCTCTTTGTCAGATAACAGTAAAAATCGGTAATGAAGCCATTGTAAAAAGACATATATTAGGATCTAAGCTCTTTTGTAAAAGGGGCCGAAAATCCAAACACGAGTCCAAACAGGACAATCTCATTGAAGAACCAGAAATggaggtaaaagaaaaaagcccatcTAGACTCTACAGCTCAGAATGCCTGGAACTGACAGAAATGTGTGATGATGTTAGTGACCAGGACTCCAGTGATAAGCCCTGGAGACCTTATTATAACTATAAAccaaaaaagaaatccaaacagctgagaaaaatgaaaaagaacaagtGGAGGAAAAAGCACGGAAGCAAGAACACTGGTATGGAAAGCCACAACACATGCAGTCGAGAGTATGCGCTCAGGAATGCTCCCGAGGAAAAGGTGGTCAGCCAGGAGGAGAACACAGAAATGCCTAACCTTCACTGTGAGCTCTGTGAAAGAGACCAGTCTTCCACAGCAGAAGCTCAAGAACATGTACACTGGCATGTAGCTGCTTCAAAGCCTTACATTTGTGAGTTATGCCAAAAACCATTTCAAAGTCCATccactttaaaaatgcatatgcGGTGTCACACTGGGGAAAAGCCCTACACTTGCAAAACATGTGGTAAATGTTTCTCAGTTCTTGGTAATCTGCAGAAACACGAACGTATTCACCTGGGTGTCAAAGATTTTGTCTGCCAATACTGTAATAAGGCATTCACTTTAAACGAAACACTCAAAATACATGAAAGAATTCATACTGGAGAGAAACGCTACCACTGtcagttttgctttcagagcTTCTTGTATCTTTCTACCAAAAGGAACCATGAGCAAAGGCACGTCCGTGAACATAATGGAAAAGGATACGCTTGCTTTCAGTGCCCCAAAATTTGCAagactgcagctgctctgggaatgcacCAGAAGAAACATCTATTCAAAAGTCCAGGCACACAAGACAGAAAAGAACAGTTTTGCAATGAAAGCACTAAACTTTTGGAAAATCCACATTTCCTTGGCTCAGAAGGaagcaaagtgaaaaatacacaaaatgtAACTCCAGAAGTTAAACTCTGA